ACATACTTAAAATCGTCGGGGCAATATCTATTAAGGTACCAGTCGGTTGCAAAATACTCAAATCCCCTCCCAAAGGTTCTGGTAAAGACAGCTGCCTACCTTCAAATTCTTCGGCAATAATCAAAAAAGGCACTGGATTAACCGTATGAGCCGATCTACCGCCGGTTAAATCAACGGTCCGTTCGGCTATACCGTGACTGGAAGTAATTAAAGCAGCTCCACCAGCATCTAAAAGATGGCGAATAATCTTCTTTAAAGCTTCATCAACCGCCAAAATCTCTGTCTTGGTTTTTTCAATATCTCCGCTATGGGCCGCTCGGTCTACCGAAGAAAAAGCTATAGCCATAAAATCATAGGCTCCGATATCTATAGCCTCAACTGCCGCCTTAGCTATTTTATCTGGATCACTCATAAAATTTTCTTGGTCTAAAGGTAAAAGTAAACTCTCAAGACCGCTTATAAAATCTGTTCTCCCATCATCAAAAAACTCGGTAACCACCGAATAACTCTCGCTATCACCCAACCTAATCTGTTTTAAACCAGCCTCAGCCAAGACAGTGCCGAGACAAGCTCTAGTTTCTTCACTAATTTCAGTTACTATAGAACGGTTCTTATCAGTACCTCTTAAATAAAAAATATTATTTTCTCCGTGTTCCTTTTCCATTAAAAGTCCCAAATTTCTTTGTGAAAAACCTTTATGATTTAAAAAAACCACCGTCTCATCTTGTTTAATCAAGGAATTTTCATCAGATAACAAAACGGTTGGTGGAAACTCTTCATCAAAAATTTGTTGGCTATAATTTTTAGTCAAAGCTTCTTCGGCTGAAGGATAAAAACTACCTTCGCCCGAACTTAGTAAACGCCAAGCCTTGGCAACTCTCTCCTTATTCCCTAACTGATCAAGCGCATAAAGACGACCGCATAAAGTAGCTAATTTAATCCGTGAATCTTTATTAAGATAAGTCTCTAACTGCGCCACCGCTTCCTTACCAGCCGTCGTCGGAGCATCTCTTCCATCCAAAATACCATGAATTAAAATTTCAACATCATTAGGTATTAAAGCAATAAAACTTTTAAGATGCTCTAAAGAAGACTCAGCCTCAGAGGTGGACAAAAGACTAATCAGGTGTAAACGTTTTTTGGAAGAAGCCGAAGAAATAATCTTGGATAATACTTTATTTTTATTATTTTTCTTTAAAACATTAGTGGCTGCATTAAAGGTTGAATCATCAATAGCTCCCCTACCTATTAATCTACACCCTCGACGAGTGGAACCAGTATCACCCTTGGATAAACCAATAGAAAGACCGGACGCCTCAATCACAGTCGCCGGAAATTTACCAATTAATTCATTAAAGTAAGCAGGTGTAGCTTCAGTAATAGCGTTACCGCTGCCGGCCGGAGCTACGCCCCACCCCTCTATAATAATTAACGCCAAAGGCTTTGGTCTTTTGGATAATAAACTCATAAATAACAGCCTAACTTAAATTGTTAAACGTTTCAAGCCCGGCATTTTAACACCAGCAATATAAGACACGGAAGCACCACCACCAGTAGAAAGCCAAGAAACCTTACTAACCGCCGCCAAACGTCTGGCGGCCGCCACAGTTTCGCCCCCGCCAATACAGGTAAAACAACCTTTAGCCGAAGCTTCAACCATGGCTCGGGCAATAACCCTGCTACCCTCTTGTCCGTATTTTTTTTCAAAAATACCCACAGGACCATTCCAAAAAACCGTAGAGGCGTTAGCAATAATTTTACGATAATTCTCAGCTGTTTTAGGACCTATATCAACAATAACATCATGCTTGTTTAAGAAACCAACTTTTTTAATTGATTTAACTTTGCCAGATAAAACAGTTAGATCAACCGGCAAAGAAAGTACTTTGTCATAAACCTCGGTCTGGCGCAAAGTAACACTGTGATCATACAAAGATCCCCCTATCTCATAACCCTTAAAATAAATTTCAGTATTAGCTATGCCTCCACCGATCAGAAGTTTTTCAGCTTTGGGAGCTAAAGATTTAATTAAAGGTAATTTAGTGCTTATCTTGGCTCCACCCAAAACAACCACCAAGGGTTTTTTAGGACTAATAACATTATTTAGATTTAAACACTCTTCCAAAAGCCTAGGCCCGGGATAAACAGGTAAATAATCTGCTATAGCCTCAACCGAAGCATGCGCTCGGTGTGAAACGGCAAAAGCATCATTAATATAAACTTCCCCTAAGCGCGCTAAGCGGGCTGCTAGCTTGGAATCATTTTCAGTTTCTCCGGCTAGCAACCTAACATTGGGCATAACCATTATTTCTCCAACCTGAAGATCTTTAGCTTGTCTAAGTAAATCGCTAAAATTACCCTCAGCCGAAAAAATCTTTCCTCCCATTTTTTGTTTAAGCCAACGAGCTAAAGGAGCGGTAGAATATTTAACCGAAGAGAGAGGAGTATTTTTAGGCGGTTGTCCCAGGTGGGTAATAACCACCAAAGGTGAAGATTTTCTTAAAAGACGAAGTGTGGGTAAGGCGATACGCAGCTTAAAATCATCAAGTACCTGTCCACCAGCTACTGGTACATTAAGGTCAAGGCGCAAAACTAAACGACTACCAGCAAAAAGGGATAATCTTTGCTCAAAGGGCTGGCTGGAAAATTTTTTTGTCTTTTTCATGAAAATTTTTAGAAAATGAATAAATAATTATTTTTGGTACCTACAAATCAGCCGCTACCGGTAATTTTTCCAAAACAATCTCCGTAGTTAAATTACTCTCACCCCTTTTAAAAGAAACATTAACTTTGTCTCCAGGAAAATATTCTTGAATCAAAGAAGAAAAATTAACAAAGGGTGTTAAGTTTACTCCATCAAAAACGGTAATAACATCACCAGCTCGTAAACCTGCTTTAGCAGCTGGACTATTTGGTAAAACAGCTGGTAAATCATTAGCGGTATTAGCTGTTAATAAGATTCCGGTCGGTGCTCCAGAAATAGTCGCTAAGCCTGGCTCAAGATAATTAAAGCCTAAAAAAACTCTGTTAATTTCTCCTTTGATTATAAGCTGATCAGCCGCCAAGCGAACGGAGTCAATAGCTAAACTTTTTCCGTCTTTTAAAAGACCCATAACTCTACCTTGGCTATCAAAAATAAAAGCGTCAGTTAAAGTAAGCCCATTAATTAAAAGAGGGCGCTCCGGCGAGTCACTGGAGCGAACAAAAGATAAGGCGCGAGACAACCTAGCAACTTCAGCCTCACCATGCCAACGCAAAGCAATAACTGTCTGTCCTGGAATCAGGTCTCGGCTAGAAACAAAATCACGTACCGGCATATTACGAGCTTCTTTTAGTTTTAAAAAGGTTAACCCACTAATAGCGTCAGCTACTACCTTATCTATTTCATAAACTGTTTTATCCGAAGTTGCCACCCGATAAGAAGAAAAATTTACGGGTATAGATAAATCGGTAGCCAACCAACCATCGCCTGTAATAATCAAACCCTGACCAACAGCTCGTTCGGGTAAATAAATCTCATCAGTTGCCGGTGCACTAAAAATACCCGACAAAGCTGTCTCAGCCGAGATAATGGCCTGACCAACCTGAACATCTTCTTCAATGACGCTCTTTTTTGATGACCTAATAACCAAATCGGAATTAAGCGAGCCGTTAACCGGTGCACCGTAATAATAAGTGTCTAAAGCGTACATAAAAAGCCAGTTACCTAAAATGCCCCCAACAAAGCTGGCAATAATGATTAGGCAAGTTAATAAGATTAAAGGCGTCTTTTCAGAAATTTTCATATCTTTAAAGTTAAATAATTAAAACCATCTGGCCGTTATAAAAACCGCCAACCAACCGGCAGCTACCACTGCCAAGGCTAAACGATATTTGGCTGGACGTAAAGATTCGGCAATTTTTTCGGACAGAATAAATAAAAACAGATAATAAACCGAGGCAGTTAAAAAACCTTGGGCATGAAAATCCAACGGCAAGAAAAGAGCAGCTATAAAAATTTGTAAAACAGTTAACCAAACAACCAAACCAACTCGCCAGGCTTTAGCGGATGGTATCTTCCCAACCCAACTCCATTGATAAAGCAAAAGAAGAGAATAAAGAGCCATTAAGGCTAAAAGATTTAGGAAAGAAAAATTTAAAAATACACTTAAACCGAAAAGAGCCGAAGAACCAAAATAAAGAGCCAAAACACTTAAAGAAAGAGATAATCTCTCCAAGCTAAAAGGTGGGTAAGAAGATGGCCTAACCGCATAAAGCATGAAGTAGTACCAATAAAAAATCTGAGCTACAAAACCAAGTAAACCAACAATGATTAAAAGGATCGTTTCAGAAATCATCATGCCATAACCAACAGTACCAAGAAACAAAAGTAAAGGCATAATAACAAAGTTCCACCAACCTGTTCGTCCATCATTTAAACGCCAAGCAGCCATTAAGTAAAAAATCGTAATACCTATAATAAAAGTTAAAAGACGTTCAGGAACAAAATAGCAAGCCACCAAAGAAGAGGCGGTAAAGATAAGAACGGCTGGCATAAAGAGTCTTTGGAGTACCATATTTGTTAGGTGGAATTAAAATTATAATCAGAACTAAAACTAAAAATCAATAGGGAACGATCTAGGTAAAGGTTTATCCCAAAGATTATTTTGCTCAAAAGGTAACTCAATAACCGAAGATAAAGATAAGTCAAGCAAATTAACCGATCTTAAGAAAGAAGCGGATAAAGAATAAGCATAATTTCCAATATACAACGCTCGTCTGGCAGTGTCGTCTTGAAAATTATTTTCTTCAAAACGCGAAGACAAAAGATTATGTTCTATCCTGCCCCTTTCTCTTAAACCGCTTTCACTTATCTCATAAACTATTATACCTTGGAAAATTTGTTCATAACTGCCGCCTTCATTGGTTAAAGAAACTGGCAAGAATAACAAATCTCTTTCAGCTGATAAAAGAAAAGCTTTATGATCGTAAATAACCGGAGATTCACTACCCGGTCCTCCCAGGACCATATTAAAGACTTCTTGCGGACTGCTCATATCGGCAATATTAAACAAAGAAAGTTTAAGCCCTTTAACCACTGGATTGTTTCCTTCTCCAACTTCCACCTCTCGCCCCACCCCTATTAAAATATTTTCTTTATAGGGATGAAGGTAACTGGAAAAACCAGGAATTTTTAACTCACCGGTTACTTTGGGATTATAAGGATCGGACAAATCAAGCACAAATAAAGGATCTATTTGTTCAAAAGTTACCACATAACCTTTTTCTCCCATAAAACGTACGGAATAAATTTGCTCACCCGGAGCTAAATTTTCCACCAAACCAACTGTTACTAAATCCTCATTCATAATATATACCTGGTTAGAGGAAAGATTGGTAACCGAATCTGGAGGTTCAGAAGAAACAACTGTATCAAAACCAAAACCACCCAAGCCAGAGCTAAAAGGATGTTCAGGCGAAAGAGTGGTAGCTAAACGTAAAAAACTGGCAAACTCATCAACCGAAAATTGATTCAAAAGCCGCCCTGGTACAAAACCTGAAGCAGTGTATGAAAGTTCATCACCGTTAATTTCTATTTTATGAACAGAAGTTTTTTCACTAATAATACCCTCTTGGTCTTTCTTGTTTTTAAAATAATTTTCCGCTAAAGATCTTAATTCAATCTGTTTATCCGTAGACTGAAGCCTGAAATACTTATCTATTACTTCACCTATCTTATAACTCTTTTCCTGATCTGATAAAACAACTTGTTCAACCTCTTCAATAGCCAAAATAGCTGTTTGCTCTTTTTCTCCAAGAAGATCAAACAAAGCTTCCTTGAGCCAGAAACCGCGTAATGAGTAATAATCAAAATACTCGGTATTAGTTAAATAAAGAGCTTTCTCGGAAACATAAGTCACATGACCGGAAGGCATAAAGTAAACTTGGGAATTAAATGGAGTGGATAAATTATCAAGGTTAAGAACAGAAACAGTGGTGGCTTCATAGCCAGACGAAGAGGGCAAGTAATAAACACCGGGAAAAAGATAATCTTCGGTTGTTTGGTTAGAGGAAATAATTTCTCCGTCTCTTTTAATGGCCGGCAAAACTTTTTCTTCACTTGGGTAAAATCCGTAAGATACGGTTATGAAATAAAGATGGTTATCAATCAAGCGCGAAGAAAAATAGTTGCCTTCAAAATCAAAACGTTTTTCTAAAGAAGGTGCTTGACGATCAGCTATTGAATAAACTTCCACAAAAGCTTGCCCAAACCAAGGCATAATCATTCTATCCGAAAAAACGTTAGATTGATCATAAGCCGAGCCGTAAACTACTAACTTATCATTATGGATATATATTTCAGTAGGAGAATCTTTAAGGTCAGTTTGTGAAACCATGGTAGCCGGCAAATCTTCTTTTTCAGCTGAAACTATAACCAAAGAACGGCCTGTTACCAAATAAAGATAATCCCCATCAGTTTTAACAATATCCGCCTCATCTACACCCTTAACTTGTACATTGGTTGTTGAATAAGATTGGTCTAATGAAGAAGCGAAGTTTTCCGCCGAACCCAAACCTTCTGGTATGGCTCTAGCTGATGAACCTATAGTTGGTACCATACCGTCTTCCTTTAAACCCACCTGAGAGGAGATGGTGTTAATAATTTCCTGGGCATCAGCCAAACGTCTAAGTTCACCTGTTGGAGTAAAAGTATTATTAGGAGAAGAGGGCCAAATATCATCTACTCCTTGTTTGTAAAAAACTGTCAGCCAAACCGAGGCCAAAACCACTAAGATAAGAACGGATAAAACCGCTATAATGTTTTTATTCATATTTTTTAATTAATAAAAGCTTCGCCGGTAATAGGCAACCAATCTTGATTATCTTCATCAAAACGCCAAGCTTCCAGCGAATAACTGAAGTCGTCTTGACTATATACTTTTTCAATCTTTACATCAGAACCTATACGGTTGGAATATTTTGTCTTGGTTTCCAATAGAATCGGACGAGCTATAAACTCCAGCATCACTTTACCGGCCGGAGAAATAAAAACTACGGTTTCAACCGTAGAGCCGCTCTCGGGATCACGAGAGTTTTCTTCTGAAAGAATTTCAAAATTATCTTTAATTTGTCCTAAGACATTTTGCCAACGATCCGGAGTCATATAATATCTTTAATAATTAAAAATAAGCGGCCTTGGTATCAGTATCTCTTTTGCGACTTTCACCAACCGCTTCGTCAATAATTCCTTCACTTACCAACCTCTCTATTGATTTATTCATTGAAACCATACCTTCCTTGGCGTTAGTCTGAATAACCGACATAATTTGGCTAACCTGATTACGCCTAATTAAATTGGACACCGCTTGGTTATTAATTAAAATCTCATGGGCAGCTACCAAGCCACCACGCTTACGAGGCAAAAGCTGTTGGGCGATAATAGCTCGCAAAGAAGAAGCTAACTGATTAAGCACTTGTTGGTGCTGATAAGGAGGAAAAGAGTCAACAATTCTAAAAATAGTGTCTGCGGCAGTAACCGTATGCAAGGTAGAGAAAACCAAGTGACCGGTTTCGGCAGCCGTTAGAGCCGCTTCTATGGTTTCAGGATCACGCATTTCTCCTACCATAATAATATTGGGATCTTGTCTAAGAGAGTACTTTAGAGCAGCAGCAAAACTATGAGTATCCGCTCCTAGCTCACGTTGTTCAATAATAGAGCGGTCGTTTTCAAAAATATATTCAATTGGGTCCTCAATGGTAATAATATGAGAGTCTCTTTCTTTATTAATAACATTAATCATGGCTGCTAAAGTTGTTGACTTTCCAGAACCAGATGGACCGGTAACCAAAATCAAACCATCTCGCATTTTGGTTAAATCATACATAACATCCGCAAAACCGAGCTGTCCGGGATTAGGAGAAAGCGAGGAAATCATACGAGCGGATACTCCAATTAAACTTCGCTGAAAATGTAAGTTAATACGAAAACGTTTCCCGAAAAATTCATAAGAAAAATCAAACTCTTTACTTTGAATAAAACTACTCCAAAGATCAGGAACAATTAATTGACTCACTTCTTTCATTAAAAAATCATTCTCAAGTAAACCAAACTCACTGAGTTTTTCCAAATGCCCATTAACTCTAATAGCCGCATAAGCCCCAGCCACCAAATGTAAATCTGAGGCCTGACGGTCTATGGCGATCTTAAAATAATCTCTTAACATCATACCTTTATAATATATCATAAATAAAAAAATTTGTCAGTTCCCTAGAGAAACTAACAAATTTAATCTAAAGCAAGTGATAAAAACAAAAAATCTCAAAGATTTAACGATTTAACCCGTACTAAATAAGGCTAACCCCACTTAATACTAACCCATGATTAAACTAACCCACACTTAGATTCTTATAAATAGTATCAGCAGCAATTGCTCCCTCGGAACAAGCCGTAACGATTTGGTGAAAGTCATTAGAATAATCAGTAGAATCACCGGCTGCGTAAACTCCGACTAAATTAGTGGACATATCTGGCTTAACTTTAATATAACCCAAGTCATTAACTTCTCCACCCATAGATTTAAAAAGTTCGGTTTGTGGCATCAGCCCGATTTCCACAAACATACCATCCACAGCTAATTCATCCGATTCTTTATATGGGTTATCAAGTTTAAGGGCAGTTAAGCGGTCTTGCCCTAAAAGATCAATAACGTTGGTGCTATAAAGCATTGTTACATTAGCTTTTTTAATAAGCTCGTCACGCCACAAAGGCTCACCCTTAAGTTCTGGACCCCGACAAATAACATAAACAGACGAAGCTACATCAGATAAGTACATAGCCGCCGAGATTACCGAATTACCTCCTCCAACCATCGCTACTATTTTATCTTTAAAAAAGGGTCCATCGCAAGTAGCACAATAGGCTACACCTTTACCAAGTAATTCTTCTTCGCGAGCTAAGCCTAATTTTCTGTGTTTGGTTCCCACGGTAAATAAAACAGTTTTAGAGGTAATGGTTTTACCACTCCTTAAAACTACGGAAAAACCGCCATCAGTCTTTTCAACCGTGTTAACTAAGTCTAGAAGAACCTCTCCACCAGAAGCAACAACATGATCGGACATTTTTTTAGTTAATTCAAAACCGGAAATACCTGGTTCACCAGGCCAGTTATAAATCTTATGGGCTTCAGTGGTTAATCCACCAATTAAATCACCAACCACAACGCTCTTAAGCTGATAACGAGAGGCGTAAATACCGGCCGTTAAACCAGCCGCTCCAGCTCCAATAATAATTAAATCGTAATCCATATGATAATAATGTTTATTTAATAAATATTTAACTACTCTTTCCAATCTCCTTTAGTAAAACGGTTAACACCTTTAATGTGCCAATCTGCGGGGGAAGACTCTACTATCTTATCCCAAAACTTTTTCGCACAATCCGTATAAAGATGATTTTCTCTAACCGCTCTTCGGCTTTCCTCCATTCCTTCAACCAAGGCTGGGTTGGCTCGCATAGCTGTTTCTTTAAGTTCAAGTTCAACGTCCAAGGTATCTGCATCTTTAACAATCTTAGCTTCAAGACTTTCCCTTTTTTCA
This genomic window from Patescibacteria group bacterium contains:
- the pgk gene encoding phosphoglycerate kinase; the encoded protein is MKKTKKFSSQPFEQRLSLFAGSRLVLRLDLNVPVAGGQVLDDFKLRIALPTLRLLRKSSPLVVITHLGQPPKNTPLSSVKYSTAPLARWLKQKMGGKIFSAEGNFSDLLRQAKDLQVGEIMVMPNVRLLAGETENDSKLAARLARLGEVYINDAFAVSHRAHASVEAIADYLPVYPGPRLLEECLNLNNVISPKKPLVVVLGGAKISTKLPLIKSLAPKAEKLLIGGGIANTEIYFKGYEIGGSLYDHSVTLRQTEVYDKVLSLPVDLTVLSGKVKSIKKVGFLNKHDVIVDIGPKTAENYRKIIANASTVFWNGPVGIFEKKYGQEGSRVIARAMVEASAKGCFTCIGGGETVAAARRLAAVSKVSWLSTGGGASVSYIAGVKMPGLKRLTI
- a CDS encoding S1C family serine protease, which codes for MKISEKTPLILLTCLIIIASFVGGILGNWLFMYALDTYYYGAPVNGSLNSDLVIRSSKKSVIEEDVQVGQAIISAETALSGIFSAPATDEIYLPERAVGQGLIITGDGWLATDLSIPVNFSSYRVATSDKTVYEIDKVVADAISGLTFLKLKEARNMPVRDFVSSRDLIPGQTVIALRWHGEAEVARLSRALSFVRSSDSPERPLLINGLTLTDAFIFDSQGRVMGLLKDGKSLAIDSVRLAADQLIIKGEINRVFLGFNYLEPGLATISGAPTGILLTANTANDLPAVLPNSPAAKAGLRAGDVITVFDGVNLTPFVNFSSLIQEYFPGDKVNVSFKRGESNLTTEIVLEKLPVAADL
- a CDS encoding beta-propeller domain-containing protein, translating into MNKNIIAVLSVLILVVLASVWLTVFYKQGVDDIWPSSPNNTFTPTGELRRLADAQEIINTISSQVGLKEDGMVPTIGSSARAIPEGLGSAENFASSLDQSYSTTNVQVKGVDEADIVKTDGDYLYLVTGRSLVIVSAEKEDLPATMVSQTDLKDSPTEIYIHNDKLVVYGSAYDQSNVFSDRMIMPWFGQAFVEVYSIADRQAPSLEKRFDFEGNYFSSRLIDNHLYFITVSYGFYPSEEKVLPAIKRDGEIISSNQTTEDYLFPGVYYLPSSSGYEATTVSVLNLDNLSTPFNSQVYFMPSGHVTYVSEKALYLTNTEYFDYYSLRGFWLKEALFDLLGEKEQTAILAIEEVEQVVLSDQEKSYKIGEVIDKYFRLQSTDKQIELRSLAENYFKNKKDQEGIISEKTSVHKIEINGDELSYTASGFVPGRLLNQFSVDEFASFLRLATTLSPEHPFSSGLGGFGFDTVVSSEPPDSVTNLSSNQVYIMNEDLVTVGLVENLAPGEQIYSVRFMGEKGYVVTFEQIDPLFVLDLSDPYNPKVTGELKIPGFSSYLHPYKENILIGVGREVEVGEGNNPVVKGLKLSLFNIADMSSPQEVFNMVLGGPGSESPVIYDHKAFLLSAERDLLFLPVSLTNEGGSYEQIFQGIIVYEISESGLRERGRIEHNLLSSRFEENNFQDDTARRALYIGNYAYSLSASFLRSVNLLDLSLSSVIELPFEQNNLWDKPLPRSFPIDF
- a CDS encoding PilT/PilU family type 4a pilus ATPase — translated: MIYYKGMMLRDYFKIAIDRQASDLHLVAGAYAAIRVNGHLEKLSEFGLLENDFLMKEVSQLIVPDLWSSFIQSKEFDFSYEFFGKRFRINLHFQRSLIGVSARMISSLSPNPGQLGFADVMYDLTKMRDGLILVTGPSGSGKSTTLAAMINVINKERDSHIITIEDPIEYIFENDRSIIEQRELGADTHSFAAALKYSLRQDPNIIMVGEMRDPETIEAALTAAETGHLVFSTLHTVTAADTIFRIVDSFPPYQHQQVLNQLASSLRAIIAQQLLPRKRGGLVAAHEILINNQAVSNLIRRNQVSQIMSVIQTNAKEGMVSMNKSIERLVSEGIIDEAVGESRKRDTDTKAAYF
- a CDS encoding FAD-dependent oxidoreductase; protein product: MDYDLIIIGAGAAGLTAGIYASRYQLKSVVVGDLIGGLTTEAHKIYNWPGEPGISGFELTKKMSDHVVASGGEVLLDLVNTVEKTDGGFSVVLRSGKTITSKTVLFTVGTKHRKLGLAREEELLGKGVAYCATCDGPFFKDKIVAMVGGGNSVISAAMYLSDVASSVYVICRGPELKGEPLWRDELIKKANVTMLYSTNVIDLLGQDRLTALKLDNPYKESDELAVDGMFVEIGLMPQTELFKSMGGEVNDLGYIKVKPDMSTNLVGVYAAGDSTDYSNDFHQIVTACSEGAIAADTIYKNLSVG